From one Gallionella capsiferriformans ES-2 genomic stretch:
- a CDS encoding plasmid recombination protein, with amino-acid sequence MYQFIHISSYSSQASKKSKSSACVKSTVSEADRKPSYTHHIKEVEAPVILFGCSPTAAGDLAEAWGKQNKIRKDGHVLLAGVISVNAEFEHWDDYKLTCIEWLKIKYGDRLQSVVEHTDEDHPHLHFFVIPRDGERFDGLHEGEKARNESRALKQRTTDQNTAYKAAMKIFQADFHAAVSTGYGLAKDGPKRRRLSRSAYLAEKEAVNIVSAATLDRTSLVEQGRKERTGIIEQTKREAVQYRLDNNKLADAAIKKRMDEATAKIQQDAAKVKRQAEVLGRQQGQKSFERQPWIKKIRAVIYGIVQLGNKQLERLRQQLITSRFQVDSRLAEAKREIAEMAAEIASQKKDIRHISDLYESACKLNRDLKWEAQHRSSLTFSESANVPDHFKKPR; translated from the coding sequence ATGTACCAGTTCATACACATCTCCAGCTATTCATCGCAAGCCTCAAAAAAGAGCAAATCGTCTGCCTGCGTCAAATCAACAGTATCGGAAGCGGACCGAAAACCGAGTTACACCCACCACATTAAAGAGGTCGAAGCACCGGTCATCTTGTTCGGCTGCTCTCCGACTGCCGCAGGTGATCTGGCAGAAGCATGGGGCAAGCAAAACAAAATCCGCAAAGATGGTCATGTGCTGTTGGCTGGGGTCATTTCGGTCAATGCCGAATTTGAGCACTGGGATGATTATAAGCTGACCTGTATTGAGTGGCTGAAAATCAAATACGGTGATCGCTTGCAATCCGTGGTTGAACATACTGATGAAGATCATCCCCACCTGCACTTTTTTGTAATCCCGCGTGACGGCGAACGATTTGACGGCCTGCATGAGGGTGAGAAGGCGCGCAATGAATCTCGGGCCTTAAAACAGCGCACGACCGATCAGAATACCGCTTACAAAGCCGCGATGAAAATTTTTCAGGCAGATTTTCATGCTGCGGTATCGACGGGATATGGTTTAGCTAAAGACGGACCTAAACGGCGCCGATTATCACGATCTGCTTATTTGGCTGAAAAGGAGGCGGTTAATATTGTATCAGCGGCCACTTTGGATAGAACCAGTCTGGTTGAACAAGGAAGGAAAGAACGCACGGGAATTATTGAGCAGACAAAACGTGAAGCGGTGCAATACCGTCTCGACAACAACAAACTTGCAGATGCCGCCATAAAAAAGCGTATGGATGAGGCCACTGCCAAAATCCAACAGGATGCAGCTAAGGTCAAGAGGCAGGCTGAGGTTCTCGGGCGACAGCAAGGTCAAAAATCCTTTGAGCGGCAACCATGGATTAAAAAAATCCGTGCAGTGATATATGGAATTGTTCAGCTGGGTAATAAACAGCTTGAACGACTCCGACAACAGCTAATTACCTCAAGGTTTCAGGTTGATTCCAGACTGGCGGAGGCTAAGCGTGAAATAGCTGAGATGGCCGCTGAAATTGCCAGTCAGAAGAAAGACATTCGGCATATTAGCGATTTATATGAGTCGGCCTGCAAGTTGAACAGGGATTTAAAGTGGGAGGCACAACATCGCTCATCGCTGACATTTTCTGAATCGGCCAATGTGCCGGATCACTTTAAAAAGCCGAGATAA
- a CDS encoding HAMP domain-containing sensor histidine kinase, which yields MQKLAFKRYIIPVDTIHGFAKIMFVWHPKSFSALILAGYLFASLPLIFSLIYSATAINQLSTQNRQVVYKAERIAHFSRILVNHAASMERSVKLTSILEDKSLLKKYFQSHDEFRDILQNLSSLPLTDKQRQLIQIIESSESAIFHDVTKILDARKHIVQRHVDFSTLIVATQDFLNHGDAPIEREVEAMQKMADQANRIIMLLLAGLVPFVTLLAFGFSVLITRPIRQIDNAIRSMGNGNLSSPVEINGPQDLQQLANRLNWMRQRLMEIEDQKSTFLQHVSHELKTPLTSIREGANLLCEGVAGKLTERQSEITKILYSNSLHLQKRIEDLLNFSALQSAKAILIRQNVALKPLLDLIVHDQYLAMTNKSLKIELLCPDLSIECDQQKLGIIMDNLLSNAIKYSPVGGQIKIRVKEINDTIRLDVIDSGPGIDPTDRERIFDAFYQGRKAPQSHIRGTGLGLAIAREYALAHSGTLELTELEAGTCFRLALPATRMVVTA from the coding sequence TTGCAGAAGTTGGCATTTAAACGTTACATCATCCCGGTGGATACAATCCATGGTTTCGCTAAAATAATGTTCGTGTGGCACCCAAAATCATTTTCCGCACTCATTCTGGCGGGCTATTTGTTTGCTTCGCTGCCGTTGATATTTTCGCTGATCTACAGTGCCACGGCCATTAACCAGCTTTCAACGCAAAATCGGCAGGTAGTTTATAAAGCGGAACGAATTGCTCATTTTAGCCGTATCCTGGTCAATCATGCCGCATCAATGGAACGAAGCGTCAAGCTTACATCTATCTTGGAGGATAAATCCCTGTTAAAAAAATATTTCCAAAGCCATGACGAATTCAGGGACATTCTGCAAAACCTTTCATCTCTTCCTCTAACGGACAAACAAAGACAACTAATACAAATTATAGAGTCTTCAGAATCCGCTATTTTTCACGATGTGACAAAGATCTTAGATGCCAGGAAACACATCGTGCAACGACATGTTGACTTTTCCACCCTGATAGTTGCAACGCAAGACTTTCTCAATCATGGAGACGCACCGATTGAACGGGAAGTCGAAGCTATGCAGAAAATGGCCGATCAGGCAAACCGGATCATCATGTTGCTGCTGGCCGGGCTAGTCCCGTTTGTGACTTTGCTGGCGTTCGGTTTCTCCGTACTGATTACCAGACCCATCCGGCAAATTGACAATGCAATACGATCGATGGGAAATGGAAATCTATCGAGCCCGGTCGAAATTAATGGCCCTCAGGATTTGCAGCAGCTGGCAAACAGACTGAACTGGATGCGTCAGCGCCTCATGGAAATTGAAGATCAAAAATCTACTTTCTTACAGCATGTATCCCATGAACTAAAAACGCCGCTTACCTCTATCCGGGAAGGCGCGAATCTTCTTTGTGAAGGTGTCGCTGGAAAACTCACCGAAAGGCAAAGCGAAATTACAAAAATCCTTTATTCCAACAGCCTTCATTTGCAGAAAAGAATCGAAGACCTGTTAAACTTTAGCGCACTTCAGTCGGCGAAGGCCATTCTGATCAGGCAAAACGTTGCTCTCAAGCCGCTCCTTGATTTGATCGTGCATGATCAGTATCTGGCAATGACCAATAAATCATTAAAAATCGAGTTGCTGTGCCCCGATTTATCAATTGAGTGCGATCAACAAAAGCTTGGCATCATCATGGACAATCTTCTGTCCAATGCAATCAAATATTCTCCTGTTGGTGGACAGATAAAAATTCGAGTGAAAGAAATCAACGACACCATCAGGCTGGATGTAATTGATTCTGGCCCTGGCATAGACCCGACTGACAGAGAAAGAATTTTCGACGCTTTTTATCAGGGGCGCAAAGCGCCGCAATCCCATATCAGGGGTACCGGACTGGGGTTGGCGATAGCCCGCGAATATGCTCTTGCGCATAGCGGGACGCTCGAATTGACCGAACTTGAGGCAGGTACGTGCTTTCGCCTGGCTCTTCCCGCGACTCGCATGGTGGTCACAGCATGA
- a CDS encoding aspartate kinase, whose translation MALIVQKYGGTSVGSTERIKNVARRVANFKAKGHQVVVVLSAMSGETNRLIGLAREIQQNPDPRELDVIISTGEQVTIGLLAMALKELGVNAKSYTGAQVKILTDDAYTKARIVSIDEQSIRADLANDCVVIVAGFQGMDKDGNITTLGRGGSDTTGVAIAAALRADECQIYTDVDGVYTTDPRMVPEARRLKTITFEEMLEMASLGSKVLQIRSVEFAGKYKVKLRVLSSFEEEGEGTLITFEDEDKMEQAIISGIAFNRDEAKVNVLGVPDKPGIAYQILGPVSDANIDVDMIIQNVGVDGTTDFSFTVHRNEFSRTMDILNNEVLPHIGARKVIGDNKAAKVSVVGVGMRSHVGIASKMFRTLAEEGINIQMISTSEIKISVVIDEKYLELAVRILHKAFDLDQEVA comes from the coding sequence GTGGCGCTAATAGTACAAAAGTACGGTGGTACATCAGTCGGCAGCACAGAGCGCATCAAGAATGTCGCTAGGCGCGTCGCAAATTTCAAAGCAAAAGGCCATCAGGTGGTCGTGGTGCTCTCGGCGATGAGCGGAGAAACCAATCGTCTGATCGGACTGGCGCGTGAAATTCAGCAAAATCCTGATCCTCGCGAGTTGGACGTCATTATTTCCACCGGAGAACAGGTCACAATCGGCCTCCTGGCGATGGCCCTCAAGGAACTGGGCGTCAATGCGAAGAGCTATACCGGCGCGCAGGTCAAAATTCTGACCGATGACGCGTACACCAAGGCGCGCATTGTCAGCATCGATGAGCAAAGCATCCGTGCTGATCTGGCCAATGACTGCGTCGTGATCGTGGCAGGCTTTCAAGGCATGGACAAGGACGGCAATATCACGACGCTGGGACGCGGCGGTTCGGATACCACCGGTGTTGCGATCGCCGCCGCACTGCGCGCCGACGAATGCCAGATTTATACCGATGTGGACGGTGTTTATACCACCGACCCGCGCATGGTTCCCGAAGCGCGCCGCCTGAAAACCATTACCTTCGAGGAAATGCTCGAGATGGCAAGTCTCGGCTCCAAGGTGTTGCAGATACGCTCGGTAGAATTTGCAGGTAAATACAAGGTCAAACTACGCGTGTTATCGAGCTTCGAAGAAGAAGGCGAAGGCACACTGATTACTTTTGAGGATGAAGACAAAATGGAACAAGCCATTATTTCCGGTATCGCGTTTAACCGCGATGAAGCCAAAGTTAACGTACTAGGCGTACCGGACAAACCTGGCATTGCCTACCAGATTCTGGGCCCCGTCTCGGACGCCAACATCGATGTGGATATGATCATCCAGAACGTCGGCGTGGATGGCACGACCGACTTTTCGTTCACCGTGCATCGCAATGAGTTTTCCAGAACCATGGACATCCTCAACAACGAAGTGCTGCCCCACATCGGCGCGCGAAAAGTGATCGGCGACAACAAGGCCGCCAAGGTGTCCGTGGTTGGCGTCGGCATGCGCTCGCACGTCGGTATCGCCAGCAAGATGTTCCGCACCCTGGCCGAAGAAGGCATCAACATCCAGATGATCTCGACATCTGAAATCAAGATTTCGGTCGTAATCGACGAGAAGTATCTGGAGCTGGCCGTGCGCATATTGCACAAGGCGTTCGATCTCGATCAGGAAGTTGCATAA
- a CDS encoding recombinase family protein, with amino-acid sequence MHVALYARVSTTRQADNDLSIPDQLRQLREWAAANGHLVIQEYVEPGASATDDKRPVFQQMISDAMMKPAAFEVIVIHSLSRFFRDGIEFGVYERKLAKNKVKVVSITQPTSDDAGGEMMRRIICMFDEHQSKEISKHVSRSMKENARQGFFNGAKPPFGYQSVATEQSASRGRSKKKLAIDEGEASIVRQVYDLYQNGFEGRVMGCKEIGKHLTSQNLLMRGCAWNVHKTHKLLSDTLYMGDYYFNVIDSKTGQKRPPEEWVKTTIPAIIDAATFERVRLKRESRAPGVVPPRRVSSPTLLTGLLRCGVCDHAMTLVTGKSGKYKYYKCTSRHSQGNHACTSGNLPMEKLDELVLSQLSEQVFSPDRLKIMMEELRKRIQSSENGQQEQIGKLNSQMRDVEKRQ; translated from the coding sequence ATGCATGTAGCGCTATACGCACGCGTATCAACAACACGGCAGGCTGACAACGACCTGTCAATTCCCGATCAATTACGCCAGCTTCGTGAGTGGGCGGCAGCAAACGGTCATCTGGTTATACAGGAGTATGTAGAGCCTGGCGCATCGGCCACTGATGACAAGCGGCCTGTTTTTCAGCAGATGATCAGCGATGCAATGATGAAACCGGCTGCATTCGAGGTTATTGTCATTCATAGCCTGTCACGATTTTTTAGAGACGGCATTGAGTTTGGCGTCTATGAACGCAAACTCGCCAAAAACAAGGTCAAGGTGGTGTCTATCACGCAACCGACCAGCGATGATGCTGGCGGCGAAATGATGCGCCGTATCATCTGTATGTTTGACGAGCATCAATCCAAAGAGATTTCTAAGCACGTATCGCGGTCCATGAAGGAAAACGCCCGGCAAGGTTTTTTCAATGGTGCAAAACCGCCGTTTGGTTATCAGTCTGTGGCAACAGAACAATCGGCCAGCCGTGGGAGAAGTAAGAAAAAGCTGGCAATCGACGAAGGGGAGGCCAGTATCGTCCGTCAGGTATATGACTTATATCAGAACGGATTTGAGGGGCGGGTGATGGGCTGTAAGGAAATCGGCAAGCATTTGACGAGCCAAAATTTGCTGATGCGCGGTTGCGCATGGAATGTCCATAAAACTCACAAGCTACTTTCTGACACGCTTTACATGGGCGATTACTATTTCAATGTGATCGACTCCAAGACCGGTCAAAAACGTCCACCGGAGGAGTGGGTCAAAACAACGATTCCTGCAATTATTGATGCTGCCACTTTTGAGCGTGTCAGGTTAAAGCGTGAATCTCGTGCTCCTGGTGTGGTGCCGCCGCGCAGAGTCTCTTCACCGACGCTGCTCACGGGATTATTGAGATGCGGCGTCTGTGACCATGCCATGACGTTAGTCACGGGGAAAAGCGGTAAGTATAAATATTACAAATGCACTAGCCGACACAGCCAAGGTAATCATGCCTGTACGAGTGGTAATCTGCCGATGGAAAAACTCGATGAGCTGGTTTTGAGTCAGTTGTCCGAGCAGGTTTTTTCACCGGATCGCTTGAAAATCATGATGGAGGAACTGCGCAAACGTATTCAGTCATCGGAGAATGGACAGCAGGAGCAGATCGGAAAATTAAATTCGCAGATGAGGGATGTTGAAAAACGTCAGTAA
- a CDS encoding DODA-type extradiol aromatic ring-opening family dioxygenase yields MSIIERMPVVFVSHGAPDALLKSADTRACWQSLGERIPKPAAILVISAHWEAAVATVSQATQPATLHDFSGFSPDLYQIQYPAPGAPVLAGQVAALLTAAGITTKLHPDRGLDHGAWVPLSVMYPDAAVPVTQLSLVAHESPATHSAIGRALAPLRDAGVLIIATGSITHNFSWLDWRASEQKAPDQRASTFTDWIAERIAAGDQTALLDYRCAPYGAEAHPHDDHILPLFVALGAAQGDTPTRYQPDFTYGSLSMDAYLWRGI; encoded by the coding sequence ATGTCTATTATTGAGCGCATGCCGGTCGTTTTCGTCTCGCACGGCGCGCCGGATGCCCTGTTAAAATCGGCTGACACGCGCGCCTGCTGGCAGAGCTTAGGCGAGCGAATCCCAAAACCGGCGGCGATACTTGTCATATCCGCCCACTGGGAAGCGGCGGTGGCCACGGTCAGTCAGGCCACACAGCCCGCAACCCTGCACGACTTCTCAGGTTTTTCACCTGACTTGTACCAGATACAGTATCCCGCGCCGGGCGCGCCTGTTCTTGCCGGACAGGTGGCCGCACTGCTAACGGCTGCCGGCATCACCACAAAGTTACATCCCGATCGCGGACTCGACCATGGCGCATGGGTGCCGTTGTCGGTGATGTATCCCGATGCTGCGGTGCCGGTCACACAACTCTCGCTGGTCGCGCATGAAAGCCCGGCGACGCATAGTGCGATCGGACGCGCCTTAGCGCCACTGCGCGACGCGGGCGTGCTGATCATCGCCACAGGTTCGATCACGCATAATTTTTCCTGGCTCGACTGGCGTGCATCAGAGCAAAAGGCGCCCGATCAGCGTGCGAGCACATTTACCGACTGGATCGCCGAACGGATCGCAGCCGGTGATCAGACGGCGCTGCTCGACTATCGCTGCGCGCCCTATGGCGCAGAGGCCCATCCGCACGACGATCATATTTTGCCGCTGTTCGTCGCCCTGGGTGCGGCACAGGGCGATACGCCGACGCGCTATCAGCCCGACTTTACCTACGGCAGTTTATCCATGGATGCGTATCTGTGGCGGGGAATCTAG
- a CDS encoding site-specific recombinase, protein MHKVEKSMETVLQHHLQENGDEITLIAELVAKIRPPKSSQADHAEHMIGALCHILGRRPDLRAALRAALLKLLGTHKPVSLYVESGILPSTGFFTELYRRVSHKILPEAIDPQYLKDIFALVFTRHDGEVWVNAVPEARWLELLTELRFDEQAAETVLPLPVRGIMDAVRVLSYRISSIGLEPELIRNEPSLEEFASPFLTQNDEVGKYLEQFALAWEGSTLAFQDEKHIRVLLDQCAQIIQRIRRTASRSGTSISLTFLLQRLTQQLERMEYLLAILAALHEEKTGERARPLYVGLFKTLVSGECHKNDVRQHWRDSMELLALRVTENASRTGEHYITSTRSEYFALLKSAMGAGLIIAFMAMIKLFIAAQHLPPLTEALLFSLNYGLGFILIHILHFTIATKQPAMTASAIAASISEHGNSHDMENLTSIIAQTMRSQLAAILGNVLVVIPLAMLIAWGIMAATGAHFVAPEKAQHLMADIDPFHSLSVFYAAIAGVCLFLSGLIAGHHDNLAVYNRIPQRLKQLRWLKRLLGAARLARVADYVENNLGALAGNFYFGCMLGGVAAIGVVFGLPVDIRHITFSSAFLGFSLVGLDFAVEPQQLLVAALGIALIGLANLMVSFTLALSVAMKARKVTFAHWSTLLRSVGRRFGRKPREFLLPPKSQKGDELDAH, encoded by the coding sequence ATGCATAAAGTAGAAAAGTCTATGGAAACAGTGCTGCAACACCACCTACAGGAAAACGGCGACGAGATCACACTGATCGCCGAGCTCGTAGCAAAGATCCGCCCCCCGAAATCCTCGCAGGCCGATCATGCGGAACACATGATCGGCGCGTTGTGCCACATACTCGGACGCCGACCGGACTTGCGTGCCGCGCTGCGTGCCGCGCTGCTCAAATTGCTGGGAACGCACAAACCAGTTTCTTTGTATGTGGAATCAGGAATACTGCCCAGTACCGGATTTTTCACGGAGTTGTACCGGCGGGTGAGTCACAAGATACTGCCCGAGGCGATCGACCCCCAATACCTGAAAGACATCTTCGCGCTGGTTTTCACCCGTCATGACGGCGAAGTCTGGGTCAATGCCGTGCCAGAGGCTCGCTGGCTGGAGTTGCTGACGGAATTGCGCTTTGACGAGCAAGCAGCGGAAACCGTTCTGCCCCTGCCGGTGCGCGGCATTATGGATGCGGTTCGAGTGCTCTCCTACCGGATCTCATCCATAGGTCTGGAACCGGAACTGATCCGCAATGAACCGTCGCTGGAAGAGTTCGCCTCGCCCTTCCTTACCCAAAACGATGAAGTCGGCAAATATCTTGAACAGTTCGCGCTGGCTTGGGAGGGCTCCACGCTTGCATTCCAGGACGAAAAACACATCCGCGTATTGCTGGACCAGTGCGCGCAAATCATCCAGAGGATACGGCGCACCGCATCCCGTTCCGGCACCAGCATCAGTCTCACCTTCCTGTTACAGCGTCTGACCCAGCAATTGGAGCGCATGGAATACCTGCTTGCCATTCTTGCAGCACTGCACGAGGAAAAAACAGGGGAGCGTGCGCGCCCCTTGTATGTGGGCCTGTTCAAGACACTGGTCAGCGGTGAATGCCACAAGAACGATGTGCGGCAACACTGGCGTGATAGCATGGAACTGCTGGCGCTGCGCGTGACAGAAAACGCCAGCCGCACCGGCGAGCATTACATCACCAGCACACGCTCTGAGTATTTTGCACTGCTGAAATCGGCCATGGGTGCGGGGTTAATCATCGCTTTCATGGCAATGATCAAACTGTTCATCGCGGCGCAACACCTGCCGCCGCTGACCGAGGCGCTGTTGTTCAGCCTGAACTACGGTTTGGGCTTTATCCTGATCCACATCCTGCACTTTACCATCGCCACTAAACAGCCCGCGATGACGGCCTCGGCCATCGCCGCCAGCATCAGCGAACACGGCAATAGCCACGACATGGAAAACCTGACCAGCATCATCGCGCAAACGATGCGCAGCCAGTTGGCGGCGATCTTGGGTAATGTGCTGGTGGTAATACCACTGGCCATGCTAATCGCCTGGGGAATCATGGCAGCAACAGGCGCGCATTTCGTCGCCCCCGAAAAAGCCCAACACCTGATGGCCGACATCGACCCGTTTCACAGTCTGTCCGTGTTCTACGCTGCGATTGCCGGCGTTTGCCTGTTCCTGTCGGGACTGATCGCGGGCCACCATGACAACCTCGCCGTCTACAACCGGATACCGCAACGACTGAAACAACTGCGCTGGCTAAAGCGTCTGTTGGGCGCGGCGCGGCTGGCGCGTGTCGCCGACTATGTGGAAAACAACCTAGGGGCACTCGCGGGGAATTTCTACTTCGGCTGCATGCTAGGCGGCGTGGCCGCCATCGGCGTGGTGTTCGGCCTGCCGGTGGACATCCGGCACATCACCTTCTCTTCCGCATTTCTGGGTTTCTCGTTGGTCGGGCTGGATTTCGCAGTCGAACCACAGCAACTTCTGGTAGCCGCACTAGGCATCGCGCTGATCGGCCTGGCCAATTTGATGGTTAGCTTCACCTTGGCGCTTAGCGTGGCAATGAAAGCACGCAAGGTTACTTTTGCGCATTGGTCAACCTTGTTGCGCAGTGTGGGACGGCGCTTCGGGCGCAAACCGAGAGAGTTTTTACTGCCACCAAAGTCTCAGAAAGGCGATGAGCTGGACGCTCATTGA
- a CDS encoding DUF3124 domain-containing protein, whose amino-acid sequence MKNYMVALLLWALSGAALADELFSGQTLYLPVYSHIWHGDRIGAEGAPLKIQLSALVSLRNTSLKTPIRIISARYYNTEGRLLNEYLIKPAVIKPMGTIELFVERKESEGGSGANFLIQWDAAVPTNPPMVQAVHAEIRSGNHALTFITTGHPIQADK is encoded by the coding sequence ATGAAAAATTATATGGTTGCGTTGCTGTTGTGGGCGCTTTCGGGCGCCGCGCTGGCCGATGAGCTGTTTTCCGGTCAGACGTTGTATTTGCCGGTCTATTCGCACATTTGGCACGGTGATCGCATCGGCGCTGAGGGGGCACCGCTGAAAATTCAGTTGTCTGCGCTGGTGAGCTTACGCAATACCAGTCTTAAAACTCCGATCAGAATTATTTCGGCGCGGTATTACAACACGGAAGGCCGCTTGCTCAACGAATACCTCATCAAGCCTGCCGTGATCAAGCCGATGGGCACGATAGAGTTGTTTGTCGAAAGGAAGGAGTCGGAAGGCGGTTCCGGGGCGAATTTCTTGATTCAATGGGACGCGGCCGTCCCGACTAATCCGCCTATGGTGCAGGCGGTACACGCCGAAATCAGAAGCGGTAACCATGCGCTGACCTTCATTACCACCGGTCACCCGATACAGGCGGATAAATAA
- a CDS encoding DUF4149 domain-containing protein, translating into MKNITDHLASLSLTAWVGSLWGIGYLAVPVLFHAQPDRQLAGMLAGEMFTISAHLGLLFGSYLVFYFARQSGRLREPKLWIVAAMLILTLIIQFGIQPVMSELKLQAAPLNVMDSAYAARFKLLHGLSSIAYLMESLLGLLLVVKGCRPAHPPAER; encoded by the coding sequence ATGAAAAATATCACCGATCACTTAGCATCGTTGTCCCTGACTGCCTGGGTTGGTAGCCTGTGGGGCATCGGCTATCTTGCCGTGCCTGTTTTGTTTCACGCTCAACCCGACAGGCAGTTGGCCGGCATGCTGGCAGGAGAGATGTTTACCATATCAGCTCATCTCGGCCTGCTTTTCGGCAGCTATTTAGTCTTCTATTTTGCCCGTCAGTCCGGCCGCCTGCGTGAACCGAAGCTCTGGATTGTCGCAGCCATGCTGATTTTGACCTTGATCATCCAGTTTGGCATTCAACCTGTGATGAGCGAGCTGAAATTACAGGCCGCACCGCTGAATGTGATGGACAGCGCCTATGCCGCGCGCTTTAAATTGCTGCACGGACTTTCCAGCATCGCCTATCTGATGGAGAGCCTGCTAGGTCTGCTGCTGGTCGTTAAGGGCTGCCGGCCGGCTCACCCACCCGCCGAACGCTAA
- the recJ gene encoding single-stranded-DNA-specific exonuclease RecJ — MTQITPRDIPAIAFHNLTDEGYPPAMAKIFAARGIENKVQLDATFAHLVSFEYLKNAKTMAVMLADAIAARKKLLVIADYDCDGATACAVAVRGLRAFGASIDFIVPNRFEYGYGLTPEIVQLAHESKPDILLTVDNGIASVDGVAAANRLGMQVFVTDHHLPGDMLPDAACIVNPNQPGCEFPSKHLAGVGVIFYVLLALRAELRNRGQLTEAQGRALPELLDLVALGTVADVVRLDQNNRILVQQGLLRIRAGRACKGISALLQVSKKSPEKIVSLDLGFTVGPRLNAAGRLDDMSLGINGLLTDDEGVAMGIATQLDTLNRERRSIETDMQEGALAVLDTVNPQDNFSLTLFDESWHQGVIGILASRLKDKFHRPVIAFAQANSGELKGSGRSIAGLHLRDALDLVSKRSPTLIKKFGGHAMAAGLSIDAADFDAFVAAFEQVASELLTPNDLLQRIETDGPLDSSGLTLEAARLLDEQVWGQGFPAPQFDDDFEVLNQRVVGEKHLKLQLATDEGQSIDAILFGHNEPLPEFIHAVYSLSINEYKGAQTLQLIVRHWE; from the coding sequence ATGACACAAATCACCCCACGGGACATTCCGGCAATCGCGTTTCATAATTTGACGGATGAGGGCTATCCGCCCGCAATGGCGAAAATATTCGCCGCGCGCGGCATCGAAAATAAGGTGCAACTTGACGCGACTTTCGCGCACCTTGTCTCGTTTGAGTATTTGAAAAACGCCAAGACCATGGCCGTCATGCTGGCCGATGCAATCGCGGCGCGAAAAAAACTGCTGGTCATTGCCGATTACGATTGCGATGGCGCGACAGCCTGTGCGGTTGCGGTGCGCGGTTTACGCGCGTTTGGTGCAAGCATTGATTTTATCGTGCCGAACCGTTTCGAATACGGCTATGGTCTCACGCCTGAGATTGTTCAGCTCGCCCATGAATCAAAACCCGATATTCTGCTCACGGTCGATAACGGCATCGCGAGCGTGGACGGCGTAGCGGCGGCGAACAGGCTCGGCATGCAGGTGTTCGTGACCGACCATCATTTGCCGGGTGATATGCTGCCCGATGCGGCCTGTATCGTGAATCCCAATCAGCCGGGCTGCGAGTTCCCCAGTAAACATCTGGCTGGCGTAGGCGTGATTTTCTACGTATTACTGGCCTTGCGCGCCGAATTGCGCAATCGCGGGCAGCTGACCGAAGCTCAGGGGCGGGCATTGCCGGAACTGCTCGATTTGGTTGCGCTGGGCACGGTCGCCGATGTGGTCAGGTTAGATCAGAATAACCGCATTCTGGTGCAACAAGGGCTGTTGCGCATCCGTGCCGGTCGCGCCTGCAAAGGCATCAGTGCGCTGTTGCAAGTCTCTAAAAAGTCGCCGGAAAAAATTGTCAGCCTCGATCTTGGATTTACCGTAGGTCCGAGGCTTAATGCGGCGGGGCGGCTCGATGACATGAGTCTGGGGATCAACGGGCTGCTGACCGATGATGAGGGCGTTGCAATGGGCATTGCCACCCAGCTCGACACGCTCAACCGCGAACGGCGCAGTATCGAGACGGACATGCAGGAAGGCGCACTGGCGGTGCTCGATACGGTCAATCCGCAGGATAATTTTAGCCTGACTTTATTCGATGAAAGCTGGCATCAGGGAGTGATCGGGATTCTGGCCTCGCGTCTGAAGGATAAATTTCACCGTCCGGTGATTGCTTTTGCCCAGGCGAATAGCGGCGAGCTCAAAGGTTCGGGGCGCTCCATCGCAGGATTGCATTTGCGCGATGCGCTCGATCTGGTCAGCAAACGCTCGCCTACACTGATCAAGAAATTTGGCGGTCATGCCATGGCCGCCGGACTCTCTATCGATGCGGCTGATTTCGACGCCTTTGTCGCGGCTTTTGAACAGGTCGCCAGTGAGCTGCTGACGCCGAATGACTTATTGCAACGCATCGAAACCGACGGTCCGCTCGATTCATCGGGTCTGACCTTGGAAGCTGCGCGACTTTTGGATGAGCAGGTCTGGGGGCAGGGCTTTCCTGCGCCCCAATTTGACGACGATTTCGAAGTGCTGAATCAGCGCGTGGTCGGTGAAAAACACCTGAAACTGCAACTGGCCACCGATGAGGGGCAATCGATCGATGCGATTTTGTTCGGGCACAACGAGCCGCTGCCGGAATTCATACACGCTGTGTACAGTTTAAGTATCAACGAATACAAGGGTGCGCAAACGCTGCAGTTGATCGTGCGGCATTGGGAGTAG